The Aeoliella mucimassa genome includes the window AGTTGAAACTGAATAAGAGCTTTAGCATCGAAGCATGGGTGAAGCTCACAGACGATAGCACCACGAGTGCCAAGCGGATTATCTCTAGCTTCTACCGCAACGCGACGGATGAGGGTGGGTTTGCGATGGGAGTGGGAGGATCGCAATTCGCTTCCGACGACAATTACGAAGGGCATGGATTGATATTTACTTTCCATGGCGTGTACGACTCGATCTCTACCACGGCCATCCCTTTTGATCGTTGGACGCATGTGGCGGTCACCGTCAACGAACTGGGCCACCCACAGATGTATATCGATGGCAGTCCGGTTCCCGTAATGCTGCGTGCTACCGGCCATGGCGTCATGGATTTCGCTCCGCTACCTGCAGATTCGCCGCTCGACCTTAGCGGTATTCTCAGCAAAAACAATTGCTCGATCGGTTGCCATCCACTCACTTCGAACGACTACTGTCCGCCCGAACGCTGGCGGGGTGGAATTGATGAGCTGGCGATTTTTGATCGCCCACTGACGCCAGAAGAAATCGGAGAACACTACCAGGCCGGGCTGAAACGTCCCTAGCTTTGCCCGGTGTTGCTGTACTTGATTGATATACCCCCATGATTAACTACCTACAACAACAGCACGAAAGGTTCGGCGCGGAGTCGTCGCGACTCCCGTCACGCTCACTTTGTGCCACCCCTGGCACAATCTTGCGTCCCCCAACGTCCCCCACTACCGACGTCGCGCCCGGCCCAACTCCACGGATCGCATGGTGCTGATTTCGGCCAAAATCCCACGACTTTGCTTTCCCACAATATCCTGACTTTCCCCTTATCTACCGTTTAAGAAAATCTCGTTCATCCACTTTTGATTCACTCACGAGAGGGAGTACTAATGATTCGCTACACGCCCTTGCTACTCACACTTGCCCTCGCAGTTGGCGCTAGCCAATGCGAAGCGGTGTTGGTAGCTCACTACGAGTTCGATAATTCCAGTAATGTGGGACTCGACACCGCCGGCGGCGACAACAATGGCACCTCGGTTGGAGCCGACTCGTCTTACTCTGGTACCTCACGTGTTGGATCTGGCGCACTCGCGCTCGATGGCACTGGCCTCGGGTTGCGACTCGATAACCCAGCCGACTTCCAATCGCTTACGACGTTCACGATTGCAGCGTTTGTACGCCCCGACCTGAATAGCGTGACCTGGGGCGGCGGCAGCGTAAACATCGGCCGCATCTTCGGTTCGGTCGGTGTCGACTCGCCCGGCGGCGTCTATTTTGGCGACGGCGGTGGCTATGGCTTTGGCTTGAAGCTCATCGGCGAAGAAGCTGGCCTGCGTTTCACCACCTTTGCCGTCAAAGACTACGACGTAAATCCCGACACGCTGGCTAACCCGCTACTCGACGACGAGTGGGCACACGTCGCCGTGGTCGTGACCGAAGGAGCCGCTGAGTTCTTCATCAACGGCGTGAGCGTTGCGACCGACACCGGTAACAATGGCAATCCAACCACCAATCCCTACCACATCGGCGCAGGTGGCGGCGGCAACAGCGACTCGTACGCTGGCTTGCTCGACGACTTGCGGGTGTACAACGAAGCGCTCGACGTTTCCACGATTGCTGGCCTTGCTTCGCCTGGCGACAGTGGTCAAAAGGGTCTCGTCGTGACCGTCGATCGTGGTACTGGCAACATTTCGCTCACTAACGATACCAGCAGCGGCACCGAAATCCGTGGCTACTCGCTCACGTCTGCTGCTTCGCGATTCGATAGTGGTGAGTGGCAATCGATTTCGGAGAATTACGACCAGGGCAACGGATCGGCTTCCATCGACACCAATGACGACTGGCTCATCTTCAGCCAAACTGCCGATGACCTGAGTGAAGGCACCACCGGCGAAACTATGCTGTCCACCGGCCAATCCGTGATGCTCGGCTCGGCCTGGCGCAAGGGTCCTTTCGAGGGCAATGACATTCAAGCCGAAGTGCTGCTCGCCGATGGTACGACCATGAGTGCTGTAGTCGAGTACACCGGCAACGGCGACTCGCCATTCATAATGGGCGATGGCCTTGTTGACTA containing:
- a CDS encoding LamG domain-containing protein, with the translated sequence MIRYTPLLLTLALAVGASQCEAVLVAHYEFDNSSNVGLDTAGGDNNGTSVGADSSYSGTSRVGSGALALDGTGLGLRLDNPADFQSLTTFTIAAFVRPDLNSVTWGGGSVNIGRIFGSVGVDSPGGVYFGDGGGYGFGLKLIGEEAGLRFTTFAVKDYDVNPDTLANPLLDDEWAHVAVVVTEGAAEFFINGVSVATDTGNNGNPTTNPYHIGAGGGGNSDSYAGLLDDLRVYNEALDVSTIAGLASPGDSGQKGLVVTVDRGTGNISLTNDTSSGTEIRGYSLTSAASRFDSGEWQSISENYDQGNGSASIDTNDDWLIFSQTADDLSEGTTGETMLSTGQSVMLGSAWRKGPFEGNDIQAEVLLADGTTMSAVVEYTGNGDSPFIMGDGLVD